The sequence AGCATCGTAATCAAAGGATCCAGATTGGCGATTGCATCAATCTGTCCGGAACGTAATGCCGATAAGGCACCGGCTGACGCGCCAACGCCAATGTAAGAAACATCAGTCGGCTTCAGGCCGCCTTTTGCAAGAACAAAATTACTCATCATGCTGGTGGAAGAACCGGGCGCGGTCACGCCGATTTTCTTACCCTTCAGATCGGCAATCGTTTTGTAATTTGGCATGGTCTTATTCGACACCGCCATCACGATTTGCGGCGCGCGGCCTTGTAGCACGAACGCGGTAATGATCTGGTTTTTGGCTTGCATGCTGATCGTATGTTCAAAGGCGCCTGACACGACATCTGCGCTGCCACCGATCAGTGCTTGCAACGCTTTTGCGCCGCCAGCGAAATCTGAAATTTCAACCTGCAAACCTTCGTCTTTGAAATAACCGAGCTGATCAGCGACTGTCAACGGAAGGTAATAAAACAGGTTTTTGCCACCGACCGCAATCGACACCTTCGGTTTTTCGAGGGCTTGCGCAAACAGATTGCTATTAAATGTGAAATATCCCGCCAAGAACAGGCAGAGTGCGATACCAAACTGCTTCCAGTTAAACTTCATTTTGTCTCCTCAACATCAGTGGTTACGTTGTAACGATATTTTTTATTCTGCTAGCGCTGAACGCTATTTTTATAATCCAGACTGGACTGTGACCACATAATACCGCAGCAATCACGTTCTCTTCTGTCTACTAAGCGAAATGGCTGACATCGCTATTTTTTTGTAGTTTATTTCATATCACTAACAGTACTGGCGTGTGGCATTATGTCAAAAACTAGCTGTTTTGCACGTTTAACCAAAAAATTTATGATCTGCTAACCAGCGCTGCAGCACGCCAACGCGCTGTAAAATCCTGCCGTTAAGTCGCACGCCGGTCCAGCATGGCGCGCGCGATGGTGCCAGCGTCGACATATTCGAGCTCACCACCAACGGGGACCCCACGCGCCAGACGGCTGACCTTCAGTCCGCGCGCTTTCATCGTTTCGCTGATGTAGTGGGCGGTCGCCTCACCTTCATTAGTAAAATTGGTCGCCAAAACCACCTCGGCGACGAGGCCATTGGTGGCGCGAACGATGAGCTTTTCAAGTTGAAGATCTTTAGGACCAATACCGTCAAGCGGCGACAACCGCCCCATCAGCACAAAGTACAGGCCTTTGAAAGTCAGCGTCTGCTCGATCATCAACTGATCGGTTGGCGTTTCTACCACGCATAGCAAGCTGCTGTCGCGGTCGGGATCGAGACATACCTCGCACAGTTCGTGTTCGGTAAAAGTATTGCACATTGAGCAATGCTGGACTTTTTCGACCGCTTGCAACAACGCACGACCGAGCAGAGCCGCGCCGTCCCGATCATGCTGCAAGAGATGATAGGCCATCCGTTGCGCTGATTTGGGGCCGACGCCGGGCAAATGGCGTAGCGCTTCTGTTAAAAAGGCCAGACTGGAAGGGGTTTTCACATCGGACCTTAAAAACCACGATAGGTCTTGCGACCCACCGGTGCATAGTGAAATATAGACGGTAAAGGGTCATAAAAATGCTGCAATAACGCGCACCATTTTTGATACTGAAACGATTGCATGAAGCTGACGGTATGGTGCTCCAGCGTTTGCCAGTGCACCAACAAAATATACCGACTCGGCAGTTCCACGCAGCGCTGCAACTCATGCGAAATATAACCAGGCGCAGAAATTATCAGTTTTTTAGCTTCCAGGAAGGCCGCTTCGAATGCGGCTTCCTGACCGGGAATAATATCAAGGGTTGCAGCGTCGAGAATCATGTAGTCTGGTACTTATCAGGTACTTAAAACGGCATTTTGAAGCCGGGTGGCATTCCGGCGGTGAGGCCTGACATTTTTTCTGCTGACGTTTCTTCTGCTTTGCGTACCGCGTCGTTGAAAGCGGCCGCGACCAGATCTTCCAGCATATCCTTGTCATCCGCCAGCAGCGACGGGTCAATCGTTACACGCTTGACCGCATTCTTGCAAGACATCACCACTTTGACGAGACCGCCGCCTGATTCGCCTTCGACGTCGATCAAACCTAATTGATCCTGCGCTTTTTTCATATTATCCTGCATTGCCTGGGCTTGTTTCATCAAGCCCGCGAGTTGGCCCTTCATCATAATGTTGCTCCTTTTAAGTTAACCATTTTTAATCATTTGAGATTGACGCAACAGGGCATCAACGCGGATATATCAAATTTACGCCAGCGGCTTAACCGAGCCTGGCACTATCGCCGCACCAAATTCCCGAATCATGCTTTGAATAAACGGATCATTTTTGGCGGTTTCTTCCGCCAGACGCTGGCGCTCAGCCTGTTCGCCCTGTGCCTTGACGTTGGCTGTGTGATGTACATTACCGATTTCTGTTTCTACCCGCACCGTACGACCAAAACGTTCGGTCAGCGCCGCTGTCAGTTTATCAACATTGGCGGGCAGGCGCAGCGTTTCAAGCGGAATTCGCAGATAGATTTGGATAGGCGCAGCGCTACTATCAAAACGGAGTAGTTCACTTTGTTGCGCCAGTTGATTTGCCACGCCACGGACCGGCAATGATGCCGCCAAAGTGGGCCAGTTGCCATCCCAGTTCAATGATGGGTCCGGGTGATATTCAAAGGGGTCGGCAATAACTTTCGCTATCGGTAACGCGGGCGATTGCGCTTGCGACCTGGATTGCAGTGTATCCATGCTCAACGTCGCAACCGGCTTGTTGGTTGGTGTTGCTGGTCGCGTTTCTGCCCTGCTCTCCATACGCATGGCAGGAGCATCAGGAATAGCAGCGCGTGGTTCTGCGCGTGCGTCGACACTCGCTCCGGATGCGTCAATATCTGATAAGTCCATAGGAAGCGGAATATCCTCCTCCCAGGGCGGCACTGAGGAAGCCGCAATCGCACTTTTGGGGGAAGCGACGGTTGCTGGTCTCACCTCCGGAGTTCCTGCGCTCGGCTGCGTCCTGACCGGGATAGACGGTTTGGTGGAAATCGCTGCGACCGCAGGCGCAACCAGCGGTGTCCCCGGACGTTTGCCGCCGACACCCCCACGCGCTGCTGCCAATGCCGCCATCGCCGGGCTGAGATTCCCTTCGACCCGCGCGACGGGCGCACTGGCGCTAGCAGCCTGCGGTGCGCTACTCAAGCGTGCTGCGGGAATTGTCGGTGCTGGTGGGGACGCAACGGGTGCAGCGGTTACCTTAATTGCAGGCGCTGCCGAAAACGGTGTTGAGGTCGCTGCCGAAGGACGCGCTGGCGCAACGGACCGTTGCTGCGCCGCCGCTATTCCTGTTCCATCACCGCATTGTGGCCGAAATGCCAACATTCGTAATAATGTCATGGAAAAACCGGCATACTCATCCGGCGCAAGGCCTAGCTCGTTACGGCCATGCACTACGATTTGATAAAATAATTGGATTTCTTCGACATCAAATGCTGCGGCAAGACGAATGACATCCTCGCGCTCCGGCAAGTCTTCCGCCAACGCTGCAGGGACACTCTGCGCCAACGCAACCCGATGCAACAAAGTGCCGAGATCTTGCAAGGCTGCGCTGTAAGACAAACTGCGAATTGCCATTTCGTCGGCGACCGCCAGTAAGCCAGCGCCGTCGTTCGAGGCCAATGCATCAAGTACCCGAATCAAATAGGTCTGATCGAGCGCGCCCAACATTCCCTGCACCGCCTCGAGCGTTACCTTGCCAGCGGCATACGCAATGGCCTGGTCGGTCAACGACAGGGCATCGCGCATGGAACCATGTGCACCTTGCGCCAGCAAGCGCAAGGCTGGCGTTTCGAATTCAATCTGCTCCTGCCCAAGGATATCGTCGAGGTGACTGATAATATGCCCCGGTGGCATCTGCTTCAAATTGAATTGCAGACAACGCGACAAGACCGTGACCGGGATTTTTTGCGGATCGGTGGTCGCAAGGATAAACTTCACATGATCGGGCGGTTCTTCCAGCGTTTTCAACATGGAGTTGAACGCATGGTTGGTCAGCATGTGGACTTCATCGATCATGTAGACCTTGAAACGGGCATTCGACGGTGCGTACACCGCCTGCTCCAGCAACTGGGCCATTTCATCAACCCCGCGATTGGACGCAGCATCCATTTCAATGTAATCAACAAAACGACCCGCATCGATGGAAACGCAGGCATCACACACGCCGCAAGGCTGCGCG is a genomic window of Glaciimonas sp. PAMC28666 containing:
- the recR gene encoding recombination mediator RecR; translation: MKTPSSLAFLTEALRHLPGVGPKSAQRMAYHLLQHDRDGAALLGRALLQAVEKVQHCSMCNTFTEHELCEVCLDPDRDSSLLCVVETPTDQLMIEQTLTFKGLYFVLMGRLSPLDGIGPKDLQLEKLIVRATNGLVAEVVLATNFTNEGEATAHYISETMKARGLKVSRLARGVPVGGELEYVDAGTIARAMLDRRAT
- a CDS encoding ABC transporter substrate-binding protein; this translates as MKFNWKQFGIALCLFLAGYFTFNSNLFAQALEKPKVSIAVGGKNLFYYLPLTVADQLGYFKDEGLQVEISDFAGGAKALQALIGGSADVVSGAFEHTISMQAKNQIITAFVLQGRAPQIVMAVSNKTMPNYKTIADLKGKKIGVTAPGSSTSMMSNFVLAKGGLKPTDVSYIGVGASAGALSALRSGQIDAIANLDPLITMLQQKNEIRIISDTRTLKETDAVFGGPMPAATLYASADFIKKYPNTTQALTNAMVRALRWLQKAAPEDIVKAVPENYLLGDRALYIDAFTKVREAISPDGRFPDAGAATALRTLESFDPSLADKKIDLSKTYTNAFVTKADQKYK
- a CDS encoding YbaB/EbfC family nucleoid-associated protein, with amino-acid sequence MMKGQLAGLMKQAQAMQDNMKKAQDQLGLIDVEGESGGGLVKVVMSCKNAVKRVTIDPSLLADDKDMLEDLVAAAFNDAVRKAEETSAEKMSGLTAGMPPGFKMPF
- a CDS encoding DNA polymerase III subunit gamma/tau; translation: MSYQVLARKYRPRSFDTLVGQEHVVRALTHALEQQRLHHAYLFTGTRGVGKTTLSRILAKALNCQGIDGNGGITAQPCGVCDACVSIDAGRFVDYIEMDAASNRGVDEMAQLLEQAVYAPSNARFKVYMIDEVHMLTNHAFNSMLKTLEEPPDHVKFILATTDPQKIPVTVLSRCLQFNLKQMPPGHIISHLDDILGQEQIEFETPALRLLAQGAHGSMRDALSLTDQAIAYAAGKVTLEAVQGMLGALDQTYLIRVLDALASNDGAGLLAVADEMAIRSLSYSAALQDLGTLLHRVALAQSVPAALAEDLPEREDVIRLAAAFDVEEIQLFYQIVVHGRNELGLAPDEYAGFSMTLLRMLAFRPQCGDGTGIAAAQQRSVAPARPSAATSTPFSAAPAIKVTAAPVASPPAPTIPAARLSSAPQAASASAPVARVEGNLSPAMAALAAARGGVGGKRPGTPLVAPAVAAISTKPSIPVRTQPSAGTPEVRPATVASPKSAIAASSVPPWEEDIPLPMDLSDIDASGASVDARAEPRAAIPDAPAMRMESRAETRPATPTNKPVATLSMDTLQSRSQAQSPALPIAKVIADPFEYHPDPSLNWDGNWPTLAASLPVRGVANQLAQQSELLRFDSSAAPIQIYLRIPLETLRLPANVDKLTAALTERFGRTVRVETEIGNVHHTANVKAQGEQAERQRLAEETAKNDPFIQSMIREFGAAIVPGSVKPLA
- a CDS encoding antibiotic biosynthesis monooxygenase, with protein sequence MILDAATLDIIPGQEAAFEAAFLEAKKLIISAPGYISHELQRCVELPSRYILLVHWQTLEHHTVSFMQSFQYQKWCALLQHFYDPLPSIFHYAPVGRKTYRGF